The following nucleotide sequence is from Kiritimatiella glycovorans.
CCAATCCGTTTAAATTCAGCGAACAATTCAAAACCTGGCGGGGGGCGTCACCCTCCGGGTATCGCGCGAACCACGGGGCCGTTTGAATCCCGCGGCGCTGGGCCGGCCGGATCAGCGGCGGAAGACCACGCGTAATTCACGGCCTTCTGCTGTAAAACAGAATCCCTACCTTCACGCATGGGTTCGACCTGCGTCTCCCGGGCAGGGCGTGCTCTTCGAGCGCACCGGTCTTGCGGACGGCCCGGAGGCCCGTCCCTACCTTCACGCATGGGTTCGGCCTGCATCTCCCGGGTAGGGCGCGATCTCTCCGCCTTCGGCCCTTTATGCCTTCGGCGGACAGGCTAAGCGCGCCGCTCTTGCGGACGGCCCGGAGGTCCGTCCCCACCCTCACGCACGGGTTCGGCTAGCGCCTCTTGGGTAGGGCGCGACTCCATCCCCCGATTCAAGGAATTCGAGTACGATATTCCCGCGGGTGTCCCCATGTGGAACTCAGGCGGCGGAAGACCACGCGTAATTCCATGTCATAGGTCTGCGGCCGATCGTCCACATAGGCCGCGCCGCCGGGAAAGGTGTCGCGGTTGTAGGCCCACCACGCGAGGTGCGCCGACGGCGGCCCGGGTTCGGCGCGGACCCGGAGGTACAGGGTCTCTCCCGCGGCGACGGGTGTGTCGAAAACGGCGCGCACTCTGTACTGGTTGTACATCTCCGCCCCGGAAAACCGCTGCGAGGCGAGACGCCTCCCGTGCTGATGAAGCTCAACGATCAGGTCGCACGGGGCGCCGAGCCTGCCCCAGGTCGGCACACGGAACTCCGCCGCGTGCATCCGCCCCGTCTCGGCGCGGAAGGTCTGGCCCAGTGAACGAACCCCGTGGAAATCGACGGGTTTGTGGTGCTGTTCGCCGCGGTGTAGATCGACCACCTCCAGCTCCGGGTACTCGTCATAGTCCGGGTTCACGTCCGGAAGCGCATGACGGTACTCCTCGCAGCGCGCCCTCAGCCGCTCGAGCGTTTCGTGGTGCGCGGGGTCTCCGGCGAGATTATGAAGCTGATGAGGGTCGCGGCGGCGGTCGAAGAGCAGTTCGGGCTTAGCCGGCTCGCTGATCAGCCGCCCGTAGGTCCAGCGCAGGTCGCGCACCCCGATCGTCTTCGGGATGTCGCCCGCGTACTGGCCGTAGGTGGCCTCGTAGAAGAAGTCCTTGCGCCAGCCGCAGTCCGCACCGCGCAGCAGCGGGGTCAGGCTGCGACCCTGCATCGTATCCGGAACCTCGATTCCCGCCAGGGCCAGCAGGGTCGGCGCGAGATCGATATTGAGGGCGATCTCCCCGCGGCGGCGGCCGCGTAAATCGACCGGCGTACGCGGATCGTAGACGACGAGCGGTACGCGAATGGAGGGCTCGTAGATGAACCACTTGCCGTAGAGTCCGTAGTCGTGGATGAAGTGACCGTTGTCGCTGGTGAAGACGATGATCGTATTGTCGGCGATGCCGAGGCGTTCGAGCTCGCGGCGCAGGCGTGCGAGTGACTCGTCCACGCCCGTGATCAGCCGGTAGTACTGACGGACGATGCGGTGGTGGTGTTCCCGGTCCATCCTCGCGCCCCAGCGGAATTCGCGCGCGGTCATGGCGCTGTCTTTCGCGGCGCGGGAGCGGCGCACGCTTACGGGGAGCCCGTCGAAGGCCTCCTGGGTGAAGGTGGGCGGGACCGGCATGCGCTCGCCGCGGTAGAGCATGGCGTACTCCGGATCGAATTCATGCCAGGGTCCGTGCGGGGCCTTGTAGCTGATCGAGAGGCAGAACGGGCGGCCCGCGGCGCGGCTGAGGCGGATACACTCGAGCGCCTGGCCGGTGAGGAGGTCCGTGACGTGCGGCCCGCCGGGTCCTTCGGGGAAGTATTCGCCCTGCTCGAGGAACGGCTTGAAATAGTCGAAGGACCGCCCCGCCTCTTCCATCTGCGCCTGATGGATGGCGCCGATTCCGAACTTTCCGATCATCCCCGTGTAATAGCCCGCCTCGCGCATCCGCTGAGGATAGGTATCGCGCATCCATTCCGCATCGACCGGCGTCACGAAATCGCGGATGCCGTGGGTGCGCATGTACCGGCCGGTGAGGATCGAGGCTCGGCTGCTGACACAGATCGAGGTGGTGACGAAGGCATTTTCGAAGACCGTGCCCGTCTCCGCGAGGGTATCGAGCGCCGGCGTGCGGACGGTCCGGTTACCCGCGTAGCCGACGGCATCGGCGCGCTGATCATCGGTCAGCAGGAAGAGGATATTCGGGTGCCGATCCGCGGCTTGTGCCCGGGGCGCGACACAGGCGGCCCCCGCCGCGCCGAGAAAGGTTCTTCGTTTCATGAAGCGGCTACTTGTTCTGCTCGTTCCGCCACCGCCAGATGTGGAACAGGTCGTACTCTTCCTCCAGCGCCTCGAACTGCTGCGCCATCCGCCGGCGCACCTCGGGGTGTTCGGCGGCGACATCCTCCATCTCGATGTAGTCCTTCTCGAGATTGTAGAGCTGCCATTCGCTGTTGTTGATTTTGGTGATCTTCCATTCGCCCCGGCGCATCATGCGGAAACTGGGCATCCCGGAAATAAAGGCGTCGTCGTCCGGGCGGCGGCCGCCCTGAAAAGCCGGCAGGAGCGAGCGCCCGTGCAGCGGTTCGGCGGGGCGGCCTTGAAAGGTCTCCGGATAGTTTGTGCCGGTAAGCTCGAGAAAGGTCGGCGCGAGATCCACCACGTGGCCGATCTGATCAGTGATGCGGTTGCGGCCCTCGACGCCGGGGCCCATGACAATGAACTGCGTGTTGCAGCCCCCGCCCAGGCCGAACCACTTGTACTGGCGGAACGGCGTGTTCGAGAGGTTCGACCAGGGCACGGAGGGACTGCGGTAGGATTCGGGATGCCCCGGCGGCTTGGTATAATGGATGTTGTAGTCCTGCGCGCAGGCCCCGTTATCGGACAGGTAGAGCACCAGCGTGTTTTCCAGGCGGCCCTGCTCCCGGAGCTTCTTCAGGAGCCGGCCGATGTCTTGGTCCATCCGGTCGATCATCCCCGCGTAAACGGCCATCTCGAGCGACATCCGCTCCTGCTCGGAGGCGGAGAGGGAGTCCCATTCACGGTAGCGCCACACGTTTTTGCGCCGCTCCGGCCAGTCGTCTTTCGAGTTGAATTGGCCCTTGCCGCGGTGGAGGAGGTCCTCGGGCGGACTCAGCCGGCAGTCTTCGGGGACGACGCCCTCGCGCTTCATCTTCGCAAACCTCTTTTCGCGCAGCTTGTCCCAGCCCTCCCGATAGACGTCGCGGTACTTCGCGATATCCTCCGGCCGCGCCTGGAGCGGGAAATGGGCCGTGTGGTAAGGCATGTAGAGGAAGAACGGCTTGTTCTCTTCCGCGGTCCTGTCGAGGAACTCGAGCGCGTAATCGGTCATCACGTCGGTCTTGAAGAACGGATCGCGGCTCCGCTTGAGGTCGGCGATCGGGACCTTCTGGCCGTCGAGTTCGAACGGACTGCCCTCGTCGTCGCGGAAAAAGAAGTCCGTGCACCCCCAGAACGTAAGCGAGCGTTCGAAATTCCTGGCGCCGAACTCCCTGTAATCCGGGATGGTGGGCACGAGGTGGTTCTTGCCGAACATGGCGGTCGCGTAGCCGTTCGCCTGCAGCAGTCGGCTGAAGGGCGCGCAGTTTTTATAGCCGCCGTAGAGCCCCGTGAGCAGCACCGAGCGCGTCGGGGCGCATTTGGCCATATTGTAGAACTGGCGGAAGCGAAGTCCGCTGCGCGCCATCGCATCGAGGTTCGGAGTATCGATCTCGCTTCCGTAGCAGCCGATGTCCGAGAACCCGATGTCGTCGCCCATGATCAACAAAATGTTGGGGCGCGTACGTTTCTGTCCCGCCGCACCGGTCAGGGTCGCCAGGCTGCAAGCGCTCGCGGCACCTATGAAGGCTCGTCTTTTCATGGTGTGCTCCATCGCTTCGGGTTCGCTTTCAAAAAGACTCAAGGGGCTAAAAAAGCTCCTATAAGATATAGAGCATATCCCGGGTTAATCCTGAAGCTCAAATAATATCTCCACGTCCGCCACCTTGTCCTCCCTGACTCCGAATTCCCACTCACTCCCACACCTCGTCGATCACCTCGCGCGCGATCCGGGTCCAGCGGCGGAGGCGGTCGGGATCGCGTTCGACGGTTTCGATATCCTTGAGGTTGATCTGGACGTGGCCGCCGCGCATAGCGGCCAGGTCGCGGCGCAGAATCCGGCGGATGCGATCCTCGTTGAACTCGCCGCAGATCATGTCGGTGGGGTTGGGGCGATAGGAGATGATGTAGTCCGACCCGATCTGTTCCGCGCATCGTTTCGGGTCGGCGGAGGGCGTGACGGCGATAATGCGCAGGTTGGGGATTTGTCGGAGGATATCGATTTTTTCCGTGAGGTTCTCGCAGCATCCGTAGGAGATCGCACCGAACTCCTTCATGATCGGAATCTGGTATTGCAGCATGAATATGTCGTGAAACTCCGGGGAGACGAGGGTGAGTTCCTGCGCCATGCAGCAGGCCCAGAGATCTCTGCGGCGGCGCGGACCGGAGTTGGGCTTCGGCCGTTCGAGGTCGTCGCTGTAGAGTTCCGTCTGATTGATCTGCGAGGTGAGCGTCCAGTGGCCGGCGTCCTCGGCCTCGCGGTGGTTGGCGAGGATGCCGTCGCGCATATAGGCCAGTAGTTTGTGCAGTTCGTCCGGGTACTCGTACATGTCCGTCATGATCGTCTCGAGCCCCCGGAGCTGCGCGAGGTCCGTGGAGATATCCATC
It contains:
- a CDS encoding sulfatase, with the translated sequence MKRRTFLGAAGAACVAPRAQAADRHPNILFLLTDDQRADAVGYAGNRTVRTPALDTLAETGTVFENAFVTTSICVSSRASILTGRYMRTHGIRDFVTPVDAEWMRDTYPQRMREAGYYTGMIGKFGIGAIHQAQMEEAGRSFDYFKPFLEQGEYFPEGPGGPHVTDLLTGQALECIRLSRAAGRPFCLSISYKAPHGPWHEFDPEYAMLYRGERMPVPPTFTQEAFDGLPVSVRRSRAAKDSAMTAREFRWGARMDREHHHRIVRQYYRLITGVDESLARLRRELERLGIADNTIIVFTSDNGHFIHDYGLYGKWFIYEPSIRVPLVVYDPRTPVDLRGRRRGEIALNIDLAPTLLALAGIEVPDTMQGRSLTPLLRGADCGWRKDFFYEATYGQYAGDIPKTIGVRDLRWTYGRLISEPAKPELLFDRRRDPHQLHNLAGDPAHHETLERLRARCEEYRHALPDVNPDYDEYPELEVVDLHRGEQHHKPVDFHGVRSLGQTFRAETGRMHAAEFRVPTWGRLGAPCDLIVELHQHGRRLASQRFSGAEMYNQYRVRAVFDTPVAAGETLYLRVRAEPGPPSAHLAWWAYNRDTFPGGAAYVDDRPQTYDMELRVVFRRLSSTWGHPREYRTRIP
- a CDS encoding arylsulfatase — encoded protein: MKRRAFIGAASACSLATLTGAAGQKRTRPNILLIMGDDIGFSDIGCYGSEIDTPNLDAMARSGLRFRQFYNMAKCAPTRSVLLTGLYGGYKNCAPFSRLLQANGYATAMFGKNHLVPTIPDYREFGARNFERSLTFWGCTDFFFRDDEGSPFELDGQKVPIADLKRSRDPFFKTDVMTDYALEFLDRTAEENKPFFLYMPYHTAHFPLQARPEDIAKYRDVYREGWDKLREKRFAKMKREGVVPEDCRLSPPEDLLHRGKGQFNSKDDWPERRKNVWRYREWDSLSASEQERMSLEMAVYAGMIDRMDQDIGRLLKKLREQGRLENTLVLYLSDNGACAQDYNIHYTKPPGHPESYRSPSVPWSNLSNTPFRQYKWFGLGGGCNTQFIVMGPGVEGRNRITDQIGHVVDLAPTFLELTGTNYPETFQGRPAEPLHGRSLLPAFQGGRRPDDDAFISGMPSFRMMRRGEWKITKINNSEWQLYNLEKDYIEMEDVAAEHPEVRRRMAQQFEALEEEYDLFHIWRWRNEQNK